A window of Dermacentor andersoni chromosome 4, qqDerAnde1_hic_scaffold, whole genome shotgun sequence genomic DNA:
tgtttgattgccaataactacgcttctgctgaacgcattgaagtgctTTTTAcaccaaagtatttctgaaatagcgtattttcacttcaaatgcctttctccacttcgataaaagtGGCTAGGGGCCCCTTTAAGCCTACAGGTTTACAAACAGAACTTCTTAAGAGCGAATACCCAGATTTTGAGACATAAtttcacaataataataataataataataataataataataatgtggctATATTTCAATTTCTGCATGGTGTACAAATTGAGATACTGTCACCACATGtttcaaaaattgaaaaaaaaaaagatatttgtaTGTCAAAAAGATGTTGCTCATGTAAATATGTTCCTTTGTTGACTTCTTCCCAATTCCACATCAAATGCAGGTGGAGAAGTTTCGTGAGAAAGGAAACCAGCGTATAAAAGAACTCGTCAAGCAAATTGGGCAGCTTCAGCAGGTACAGGCTAACAAAGTTTAATAGCGAGCACCAAGACTGGTTGCATGTTGGAAATCCAAGCGAGCTGTACATGAAATTTTTACTCTAAATATCAGACTGTCTGATGCACTGAAAGAGTCATTGCAATGCAAATCTTGATTGATGTTAACAAATGTTTTTCACTGCAGTGAGGACTTGCCAGGTGTTGCACAGTGCGGCAGTGAAAGTGCCGCAATAGTGTTGTACAGTGTCTATTCTATGCACCTTCTATTCCTGGTTACTAATGCTACCTCTGCAGTTGTGACATATGCACAATCTTGCATGAATATGATGTGACATAATGTGTGCGCATGATTTACAGCTAAAGCAGGCCAATTGCAATTCAAAGCATGCAGCGAACATAATGCGCCAATATCATCCACCTCCTCTAATTTCATGCTTGGAATATGAAGTGGAAATGCTGCAAAATTCTGCCACCAAACAACTAAGTGTTATGGAAGAGCCAATCTGTTGACGGCCAGGGTTCTGTCCAGAgtttgaacactcacaaaagaggCGTAGGACTAAAGGAAGAAGACATGTATCTTGACTTATTCAAGATCGTTAAAACCTTTACATAAGCAACACTGTAAAATTACTGTCACACACCAGAGTTACAGAATCAATATTGCCTTGTATGTTCAGAGCATTACAGCTCTCACTATGGCTTCACAGCAATGAGAAGCATATTGGTGTGAAGCTGCATGCTCTTCGAAAGAGAGTTTCATGTCAATGTGTTCTGTGTTGCCATGAAGTCACACCGTGTAGCAAAACTGGTGTGTAAAGCATGTGCCCTCCACTTCATACTTCTAAATTTCTCGTATTTCTGGTCTGGGTTATACTTGCGGGAATGTGACAAATTTGCAGACATGTACGACGCCGGATGGTGCCAAGCGGTACATGCCAGACCAATCTTTTTACAGGCcctacagcagcagcagtcactCACAGCTCACCtgtctgaagagaacagcagacTAAGGGAGGAGACAGGAAGGCTTCAGAAACGCCAAGCTGACTTGAAACTCAACCGTGACCCTGCTTTTCAGGCACTTAGCCAGACACTGACGCAGGCTGAAAGGATGTGCCAGAAGCATCGACTTGCTGCCGAATCACTGCAGGACAAGTTGTTACACCAAGAAAAACAGTGAGTGATCGTCCAGAGATGCCTGAAACAAGCATGCATCTAGAATGACTGATGAGTCACAGAACTCTTAACTTGGCAAATACCGAGTTTGGAGCAGCTTAAAATAGACAACAACCAAACAAATATATGGAACCAGCTTTAGAAAACAGTGTTTATTGAAGTTCACTGCCTGCAGTATATTAAGCTACACATACCAGTTgtctcacgtaacttgaaccaaaattttaaaatatgcaaatgccacgcatctggtcagaactaaggtaatattgtttgccgtcacttggagatactcagattatttcttgtgttccacctaattacataattaggcttaattaattaatcatctTCCCAAATATTatagattaaaagtgtcagtgagagaattgtagggcaacatgagaaactcccaatacagctttctgttgctcagtattTGCTGCATAAAACTTTTTCCTAGCATgagagaagcctgcgaatacacatgAAGTGCCTTGAGTGGCCAGTCGCACAGCAATTTTTTGGTTTGGCAATTCATcagcttctttcatgcttggaaaaacacttttatttagcatgtactgagcaacagaaagctgtgtttcatgttgctctacaattttctcattgacccttttcatatatatttaatatttgagaagtttattaattattacaaattatgtaattaggcaggaTGCAAAAATTAATCCGAGTAACTCCAAGTGACGGtgaacattaccttcgttctgtccagctacatggcatttccgtatttttaatgtttggctcaagttacgtgggacaccccatATAAAGAGCAGCACTGCTCAACACACACAACTCGTCTAACAAGAAGACTCAAGGGAAGTGGACAACttgttaaagggacattaaataGAAACAATTTTTTAGCTGTCGCTGTCAGTTACTATTCTGCAATGTCAATAAAGCCACTCTTACCATGAGATGaagcttgataagccagaaaagttGCAAAAACAAACAACAGGTGGTGTCGCCGCATTGAAGtacctagagttactgtatatgctacttttggtagcatatacagttcCCATACCAGTCCACTGTGACATGAATTTTGACAGCATCTGCATGGGCCTAGTTGATTATTTACCAGAAAATATGAACCACATTGTATTCTATACGAGCCAAAggctgaacttggcaagtttcaagaactctTGCTGAGCCACAATGGTCCAAATACAAAAAAGTACTTAGAAATCCATGATATCACACCAATATACTACAGTGCTGGGGTGTAAGCGCAAAATTTGATAAATGCAACTTTGACCACTTCTGTGGTCAAAGTTGCAAGGTCAAAGTATATTTTATCAGCCTAAACTGATTTAGCGTATCTCTTTTATGTTCCTTCAAGCGAAGTAAGCTAATAGAGGTCAGCAGTTATCCAGACCCACAGAAAGACTGGAGTTCAAGTAGAAATAAAGGCAAAATGGCATGAGGGGGCCAAACCTGCAACCTCCGCATGCTGCATGCAGCACTATAGATAAGTAAAACAGAACTAGACATCTAACCAAAGAGCACTCATCAAATACTTCTCCTTAACAATCAAACTACTGTACCTCAATTCCTCTGCACTTCCCTTGGTTTCATTTCGACTGTTTATAATTTCATCTGTTATCTTTTCCTAGTCTATGCACCAACAACAGTGGCTCAGTGGTTATGACAATCTGCTGCAAAGTGCAAGGTTGCGAGTTTGATTCCCAGGCCACAGTGGCTGTCCCTTGATGGAGGCAGGATTTGAAAATGAGTCGTGTaggttaaagaacgccaggtggtcagaattaatctggagcctACCCTTATGGCATGTCTTATAGCCCCTGTGTAGTTTTGGGGTACTAAATTCACTTAATTGAGCGGTCATGCCCTACCTGGCAATTTTATTGACCTAGCTTCCGCAAGTCTGCCTAGTCTAATGCCTTTCTGCAACCATAACCATCGTCAGTCCTGAGTCAATCTTTGTCATCCATGCAGAAGTGCATTCAAGATAAAGCAGAGGGAGCTGGAGATCCAACGACTTCAGAGTTTACTACAGGAGGCTGAGAGACATGCTGATCAGCTGCAGCAATCAACGGTTGAAACTGAGAGCCAAATGGCAGAGCTCCGCCGAAGAGTACGCACTTTAGAAGCAGAGTGCATTGCTCTGCGAAAGAGACATCCTGCTGAGGTGAGTCATCGACTGCACATCGCAACTGTGCATCATGTCTTACGCTCCTCGCAGGTGGCTGCCCTAACCGAGGCACTTGAACAAGAGAAGCTAGTCCATGGTGCGAAGTTACAACGGATGGAAGACACTCTTGAAAAAAAGCTAATGAATGCACAGGCACTGCTGCAAGCACAGCAGGCTGTGAATGATAAGTATGCATTGCAGGTGGTTTTGCTGCTGGTTTTACTGCATGCATTGCAGGTGGTTTTGCTAACTTTGCTTATTTTACAGTGAATACTCATGAGGGGCTTATTGCACGAATTTTGGGTTCTCTGAGCATGCATTACCAATGTTACCACCTTTGAGATCAGACCAGTGCACTGGCTGGCCGAGAGTGCACAGGACGGAAAGATATTAGAGACATTTTTTGCTAGTAAAGTTCCTTGCCAAATTTTTCATGCTTAACGTTGCATGCAAgcataaaaaaatatactttgaCAGAGGCACGCAAGGGGGAAAATTGCGACAAGCTTTAGCTGCCCACAAACTTAAGGTTGTACAACAATGCACAAAATCGAAGGGTACAGCTGCGCGACATCGTGAGCACTAACACATGCATATGCCTGGTTACTTCGTCTTTTTGTTCTTGTGCGCAGGTGGAAAACAGAGGCATCTAGGATGGCATCAGAGTTTGAAACGGAGTTATTGGCTGCCCGAAAAAAGATATCTGCACTAAAGAGGGTGAACATAGACTTGCAAAAGAAAGTATACCACACAGCAAAAGAAACTCTCAAGGTGCGTACAAGCCccattttaaaattattttcaaaCAAGTAGCGAGCCTATAATTATGGGAAGGCGGTAATGTGGTTTTGAAAATTAGGCCGTTATCTATGCTTACTTCGAGTGCATGTTTTTTAGTGTAGGTGTTGTTTGGCAGATTACCATCCACAATTAGCACATGTTTAGCAAGGGTTCTTTTAACTTCTAACCACAGCTGCACCTACTAGTGGCAACTGATTACTTCCCTTATCCTTATCAAGGACAAAAGAAAAGGACATGTCTGTCATCAAAGACATGGAAGTCAAGTGAAGCAGAGTGCAACAGTAAGTGCAATTTTTGTGTCTGCTAGAAATAAAGTTTCATCCAATCACTGAAAGACCTAACTGCATtaagcacgtaaaaaaaaaaagtgccaatcCTGTTAAAGAGCAGTACTAAGTTGTATACGTAGTACCTTGGTCACAAAGTGCACTTTTGATCACGATTGTGCCTGATTGGCATCAAGTTTCTTGACTGCAATTGGCTCCCTTCCACAGCTTGTGCAAAGGCGGCAATCATGATTGAGAAAATCGATCCTAATCACAATCAAAAGTGACTTGTTTGACTGGGGTATTAGTTACTTGTGGAGTGCCAATAGGGCCAAGCCACAAAAGATAAGCGGTGTCATCACCTTGAACTTTCCACCTCAGCTGTCTGTGATGCCATATGAAGGAATCTGCTCAGGACATAGACTAAACCTAGCAAGTTGCGATAactttttttctgtacaaaaaTGGTCCAAGCATGCAAAAGCACTGATGTCACGCTGAAGTAAGCGTGCAAAATTAAAGAGGAAAGCTCATCCTTAATTTTCTTGGACCCACCACATCAACACTCAGAGGGTTTGGATGAAGCGCACTGTGTGAAccccttcataaaaaaaaaaaaaagtaatacagTACATCTTGTGTGTTTCTCTGCAAAAACTTCCAGTTTCGATCAGGGTTTCCCATATTTCCAAACAGGTTTCTGCGAGTGGCCAAATCAAATCAGATTCCATCTGCTCTCGAGTGAATCTTTACATTAGAGTTTGGACTCAACAAAGCGACATGCCAGTAGTATGTACTGGCAAGACCATCACGGCAGACTTGTTGCTGTGCGATTCTCAGGCCCGCAGCGCTCGCGTTGGGCACATTTCATTTGTGCTTCAAATCTAGCTCAGTGTTAAATTGAGATACTACAACTGGCCGTATGCATATTGTATGAAAATATCACTTTATGCAGTTCGTAAGGGGAAGTACGTCGACTGCACATCAAGTAAGCTTAGGCTGATGTGGCACTGAACCACGCATTGATTATTCTGTTTAAACAATTCAATAACTTGTACACTCCTTTTGTCCTCTATTTATTGTCGTTCAATTGATGGTGGTCATCGCGAGGCCACCAGTTAGCACATCAGTGGGGGCATTCTGCGCAACTCCAGGAAGGCAGATGGGGTTCATTGAGGCCAAAATGTTTGGAAACCCCTGGTATAGATGGAGAAGACTGTCTTTGAGCCATTGACATTCCTTGTAATATTCCGCAGGCACTGCAAGAACGTCACACATTATCTGCATAAAGGAGGCCCAGAAAAGAATGACTGCCGATGACTATATGCTGTGAATAAAAACTAATGAGTCAGTATTTGGAAAACTGCCATGCTTTCATATGACAGATTTATTTGGTCACACTTGTGACTGCCTCCTCCAAGTGGCACTCCATGACAGCTGGAAAGCGTGTTCCCACGTCGAGCTCCTCTTTCAATCCTCGAGGAAAAAGAAGTTGccacttttcttttgttctgtgtCCTGTGAAGAACAAACAATGTGGATGTTAACACAGCAACAGTTTTGTAGTGCATTCTTGTTCTGGCGTGTGGTTTagaatgtgaaaaaaaaggacagagGAGAGACAATCAACCTTATCAACAGTTGTCAGTAGTGCACTGACACCACACTGGAAAGTTTCATTATTGCTTCCACTACAGGTGCTGGTTTATTTccctgtacagtaaaacctcgttaaatcgtacctgcttaaacagtagttccattttaaaagtagtaaggtcaaatccccgactcagcagccattgaacgtaatgtgttttgtatctgcataaaccgcaCCAGCTTactgcgtacgcatcggttaacacatagtgtttccactttttgtcgcgcaaacacggtggtatgtcgtctccatcgggcggctcagcagaacaacaagcctcagagatcagaacagccTCCAAGTGCCTTGTGCATGAagtcacatcaacatcatttcagcgccgtgccagagagcgttgtggcgtcgtgcaagcaaggacttGCGTTATTGctgaagctcagataaaaaaaagacgccgggggctcagcatagaagaaaaattggacatcgttcgtgGTTTCgaatgtgacacgaagaagtcggcgctggcacgcgacatagGTGTACTGTTGACTACGATGTGTGGCATTtgtaatgcgaagaagttgcttggcagcgctgGTGCGACCGCgtagagatgtcggctacgaggttcgacttttcgccatcgttgcctctgttgccgcctagcgacagtgatgaggacgacacgggaagcgacagcacgggcgattcaggtcCAAcaatggcagaagctgcgcgttacgtcagcctcataaatgcaatcgtcgcaacgagaacagcactccgcaataaaaaaggcgcctgtgacttctgcaacgctaccgtgcacgtgcacggagaatatgcaactccaacgaggaatctgccatgcaagtgtttgccgagaagcgGGGGCTGGCTCggagcttcagtaagtttgaggccacgGTCGTCGCTGTCAGGCCactgcggcatcaaacgaaaataacacttttgtcacgtgaagtgaataaatactgcatgtcttttcCTCCTTTCATCGCACTTGAGTTCCGTGTTCTGTTTATGACAGGTAGGTGGGCGATTTCGTGCTATTTCgattaagcagtactaccgtttactatgtactttttccgagctccggccaactacgttttaacgaggtttcactgtatcaaCCAGGCGAGCATCAATTTTGGACAAAATTTCTGAAAACTTGGCTGGAACCTCTAAAACGTATATGCACTGCTGGTTCCACATCACAGACCAAGTTTGAATAGATACTATAATTTCATACATATAACCACACTACAAATTGCAAccatagaagaaaagaaaaggttcAATGCAAGTCACTACTTGTGAGAACAAAGCACAAGGCAAATATGTGGAACATTTTTTTAGATGTAATTTCAGTCATTTAGACTCGCAGCAATGCAGAGTGCATTGCCGAGAAGCAGCACCTGACAGTGAAATTCTGCGTGTTAAACCCAACTTCACTTTGTCCTTAAATTTCTAAAATTCTTGGCTTTGGGTTATATGTGCGAAAATATGGCAAACACATGCTGCAGTACTTCAAGATCTGTTACCTTCACAGAGTTGAGCTTGTTTATTCTTGGCCTGTAGTTGTTGGGGTCCCTGCGGAATGTGATATTGAGCAGCTCCAAAAACTTGTTCATGCCTGCCAACAGCATCTGCGGCCTGTGCAACGTAAAAAACGGCAGAAATGTAGCAGCAGCTTCTGAACACTGTCCGGCACATGTGCCaacatcagcaaaaaaaaaaaaaaaaaatccatgaaGTTTACACATCCGTAACTCTGAACCAAAAACAGATATGGCAGTTTTACAAACTGCATCCATTTGAGCATGTAAAGTGAAAAAAATttatatatgaatttacagcttacatgaaattgttacaatgtttacaagggttttgcaaagcCCTACTCACAAATTAGCGGTATATTTCAAGAGTATGTTACAAtgcattttgtttgctttagatgTACATATAAAATTGTGATACTGTTTTTTATTGCTCAGTTGTAGAGTCGCAAACTTGATATGGTTGGAATCCTTGCAATACTCAAGGATCTTTCTCCAAAAATTGACAGCCTAAATAAAGAATCTCCTTGTTACAgttactagattttaactttttctctgtttccatgtacagtcaaacctcaatttGACAAGCAATTTTCATTTTCCGATTCTAGTTCCATTAAAAACcatgaatttttctttttaaatttaacAAAGTCTTTTTGTGATGCAGTTTTGATTAAACAAAGTTTCTAACCATTTCAAGCATATACTTGGTGCCTTTGTGGCTAGTAAACCTAGAAAATAAGCTATAACAATGCCACGTGGGGCAAAGGTAATCATTTGTATGCTTCTTTCTGCTTTAAAAGATCGAGCAACAAAAACTTCATGTGAACAGGATAATCAGGTTCCTTAAAGTGTGCGTGCGGGAGCGCTTTATGCAGGAAACAACTGTGCCATCTCTCGCGTTAGTAAAGAACTTACGGAGGCCGCAGGCCATGCAGCACCTGTGAATAACAGCAGctaatctcaaaggccatgcttctATGTGTAAAAGCAaaggaagcaattttttttttaaagccggaAACACATATTGTCGATTACATTCCACCCCCAGCGGCGATTCCTCCAGTGCAAGGGAGGAAGGGGTGTTTTCACGGACAGCCATGGCTACAGCGCAAGGCTGTGCGTGTGGCTGAGCACATATGTAGGCTGCAGGTCGCATCTTAGGGGGCAATCTGTAGTGCGTACAAAGGCCAAGGGCGAGCCAAGGTGGC
This region includes:
- the LOC126536963 gene encoding sodium channel and clathrin linker 1-like isoform X1; this translates as MDVNRRRYREASLRTFEPFLKEYDSLLRYILTEVQHFQNVIKSLKKDALILVASNRCLHRDLRRQVEQNLASDPPHSNQLLRDLQSHLDIVTEDKNITSKMLQTALQEMDRLETQLEEKKDFVDRDTFNKSIEKVKADYENRHEETFRELEKTKNELFETQKSLHNTKLRLTRYSEPVCVIENQLQEKEKKLDEVLQCLQQTQEKLILAEEERTDAISRLAAVEAQMNKFNAESTNYSQELKSCQNRSKALQEQLSSALEHAQESVSIAERALLEKQEVQLRCELLESEVMELGTSLEAVVEEAAHHTASEVEKFREKGNQRIKELVKQIGQLQQALQQQQSLTAHLSEENSRLREETGRLQKRQADLKLNRDPAFQALSQTLTQAERMCQKHRLAAESLQDKLLHQEKQSAFKIKQRELEIQRLQSLLQEAERHADQLQQSTVETESQMAELRRRVRTLEAECIALRKRHPAEVAALTEALEQEKLVHGAKLQRMEDTLEKKLMNAQALLQAQQAVNDKWKTEASRMASEFETELLAARKKISALKRVNIDLQKKVYHTAKETLKLHLLVATDYFPYPYQGQKKRTCLSSKTWKSSEAECNSTARTSHIICIKEAQKRMTADDYML